The following proteins come from a genomic window of Pseudodesulfovibrio alkaliphilus:
- a CDS encoding DUF721 domain-containing protein translates to MAFLRHHSRSGRRNKVVRIGSALPDFLGRIDTSGGMALVRLWREWDRLMGDMAPLARPLGHRGSRLILAAEDPMVMQEAQFLGPLLLGKINGFLGKEVFDKVTFELLNGRVPLDGDFPEQEITRPKKLKKPENLGGLDTALPSDSAIGQCYRAYQRMFADK, encoded by the coding sequence ATGGCCTTTCTGAGACACCACAGCCGAAGCGGGCGGCGCAACAAGGTCGTCCGCATCGGAAGCGCCCTGCCGGACTTTCTCGGCAGGATCGACACCAGCGGCGGAATGGCCCTTGTCCGGCTCTGGCGCGAATGGGACCGGCTCATGGGCGACATGGCCCCGCTGGCCCGCCCGCTGGGACATCGCGGCTCCCGCCTGATCCTCGCCGCCGAAGACCCGATGGTCATGCAGGAAGCGCAGTTTCTCGGCCCCCTGCTGCTTGGCAAGATAAACGGGTTTTTGGGCAAAGAAGTCTTTGACAAAGTGACATTTGAACTGCTAAACGGCAGAGTTCCTTTGGACGGGGACTTTCCCGAGCAGGAGATCACCCGACCGAAAAAGCTGAAAAAGCCTGAAAATCTGGGCGGATTGGATACTGCGCTGCCTTCGGATTCGGCCATAGGCCAATGCTACAGGGCCTATCAGCGCATGTTTGCCGACAA
- a CDS encoding universal stress protein — MFKKILLAATPQIGIGTAPRAAFDLARRHGSDLVLYHALPICCDPWSSFEEVIPTEQLVESARRKIAELYADDLKDIPNHTIRVVTGAAQEHLLKIIHTEGVDLVVMGHHRSGMVRPDRMWGVVDTTIRKVCANVFCPVMVVTDEDPKVSDVKRIVMATDFSTPSDSALCYAIQVARTYDAHLDIFHVIDIGQNCPNPEYYMQDMNVFIDRIKDRMERRYSKALTGISHSFECWEGVPYAEIIKHARWNRADLVIMAQYSSSEELTKSFIGSTVIQVALSPGCPSLIVNYRARVCM, encoded by the coding sequence ATGTTCAAGAAGATACTGCTGGCCGCCACCCCGCAGATAGGCATCGGGACCGCCCCCCGGGCCGCCTTTGACCTTGCCCGCAGACACGGCTCCGATCTTGTGCTGTACCACGCCCTGCCCATCTGCTGCGATCCCTGGTCCTCTTTCGAGGAGGTGATCCCCACCGAACAGCTTGTGGAATCGGCCCGGCGCAAGATCGCCGAGCTCTATGCCGACGACCTCAAGGACATCCCCAACCACACCATCCGGGTGGTCACTGGCGCTGCGCAGGAGCATCTGCTCAAGATCATTCACACTGAAGGCGTGGATCTGGTGGTCATGGGCCACCACCGCTCGGGCATGGTCCGGCCGGACCGCATGTGGGGAGTGGTGGACACCACCATCCGCAAGGTCTGCGCCAATGTCTTCTGCCCGGTCATGGTTGTCACCGACGAAGACCCCAAGGTCTCGGATGTCAAACGCATCGTCATGGCCACGGACTTCTCGACCCCCTCGGACTCGGCCCTGTGCTATGCCATCCAGGTGGCCCGGACCTACGACGCCCATCTTGACATCTTCCATGTCATCGACATCGGCCAGAATTGTCCCAATCCCGAGTACTACATGCAGGACATGAACGTGTTCATCGACCGGATCAAGGACCGCATGGAGCGACGTTACAGCAAAGCGCTGACGGGCATCAGCCACTCCTTCGAATGCTGGGAGGGCGTACCCTATGCCGAGATCATCAAACACGCCCGCTGGAACCGGGCGGACCTCGTGATCATGGCCCAGTACTCGTCGAGCGAGGAGTTGACCAAATCCTTCATAGGCTCCACGGTGATCCAGGTGGCCCTATCGCCCGGCTGCCCTTCGCTCATCGTCAACTACCGCGCCCGGGTCTGCATGTAG
- a CDS encoding ArsR/SmtB family transcription factor, with amino-acid sequence MEIIKYCKALSDETRARLVNVLLEYELNVGEVVQVMGMGQSRISRHLKILSDSGLVEVRRDGLWAFYRASEGGNGREFLDGVAPLMAGENVLRRDRNVAVKVIRERTAATRQFFDDIAPEWDRMTAEVLGELDLGSEIQARLPRCACAADLGCGPGDMLEILAASADVVIGVDNSPRMLELAEERFSGDASMSLRIGELTHLPLRDWETDCAVMSLVLHHLPRPLDAIREAGRVLKTGGRLLIAEFERHGNELMRSEYGDRRLGIPSQKMLDWLDQARFDVVGVTRFSVNMGLVVVVYEAEKK; translated from the coding sequence ATGGAAATAATAAAATATTGCAAAGCGTTGTCTGATGAGACCCGGGCCAGACTGGTCAATGTTCTGCTCGAATACGAGTTGAACGTGGGCGAGGTCGTGCAGGTCATGGGCATGGGGCAGTCGCGCATATCGCGTCATTTGAAGATATTGTCCGATTCCGGGCTGGTGGAGGTGCGGCGCGACGGCCTGTGGGCCTTTTACCGGGCCAGCGAGGGGGGCAACGGGCGCGAGTTCCTGGACGGCGTGGCCCCGCTCATGGCGGGCGAAAACGTCCTCAGGCGCGACCGCAACGTGGCGGTCAAGGTCATCCGGGAGCGCACCGCAGCCACTCGCCAGTTTTTTGACGACATCGCCCCGGAATGGGACCGGATGACCGCCGAGGTGCTGGGCGAGCTGGACCTGGGGAGCGAGATTCAGGCCCGGCTGCCGCGGTGTGCCTGCGCCGCGGACCTGGGCTGCGGCCCGGGCGACATGCTGGAGATTCTGGCCGCCAGCGCGGACGTGGTCATCGGCGTGGACAATTCGCCCCGGATGCTGGAGCTGGCCGAGGAGCGTTTTTCGGGCGACGCCAGCATGAGTCTGCGCATAGGAGAACTGACCCATCTGCCTCTGCGCGACTGGGAGACGGATTGCGCGGTCATGTCCCTGGTGCTTCACCACCTGCCCCGGCCGCTGGACGCCATCCGCGAGGCCGGGCGCGTGCTCAAGACCGGCGGCAGACTGCTCATCGCCGAGTTCGAGCGCCACGGCAACGAGCTGATGCGGAGCGAATACGGCGACCGCAGGCTGGGCATACCCAGCCAGAAGATGCTCGACTGGCTCGATCAGGCGCGTTTTGATGTGGTCGGTGTCACCCGTTTCAGTGTCAACATGGGCCTTGTGGTCGTCGTGTACGAGGCCGAGAAAAAATAG